The following are encoded in a window of Sphaerisporangium siamense genomic DNA:
- the rplK gene encoding 50S ribosomal protein L11 codes for MAKNKVTRVVKLQVRAGEASPATVGKDLGPLGINLMDFCRRYNAETEGRRGFVVPAEITVYEDRSFDLVTKMPTTASLLRHAAGLQAGSPRPGHQDAGAITREALREVARTKMPDLNTTDLAQAEKIVAGTARSMGLTIKD; via the coding sequence ATGGCGAAGAACAAGGTCACCAGAGTCGTGAAACTGCAGGTCAGGGCGGGTGAGGCCAGTCCCGCGACGGTCGGGAAGGACCTTGGGCCGCTCGGCATCAACCTGATGGACTTCTGCCGCAGGTACAACGCCGAGACCGAGGGCCGGCGGGGCTTCGTGGTCCCCGCCGAGATCACCGTGTACGAGGACCGCTCGTTCGACCTCGTCACCAAGATGCCCACCACGGCCTCGCTGCTGCGCCACGCCGCGGGACTCCAGGCGGGCAGCCCCCGCCCGGGGCATCAGGACGCCGGGGCGATCACCCGCGAGGCGCTCCGCGAGGTCGCCCGCACGAAGATGCCCGACCTGAACACCACCGACCTCGCCCAGGCCGAGAAGATCGTCGCAGGCACCGCCCGCTCCATGGGCCTCACGATCAAGGACTGA
- a CDS encoding DUF695 domain-containing protein: protein MRLFGHESDEAGAGRAGDAAIAGFWAWWAATRPEVDALLEAGGVAAADELLAPAIAAVHPGLVAEITPGREALRSLVVSCDGDPELRPLAHRWALAAPPPDALWEFHPSRQASSHPADLVLEVDGREFALGKLVLGLRVPPGAPRMDVSAYHPIFPDLGDESRTEAAFLALDRLIGEDEVARWIGDLTAATAPPIDAVPAVYLPAMVADLAAEHQGEQWAVLTGQTAGGAPLVAATRYPLRPVDHPLFDRHIAITLPYAERDPDGLPAGDAAEALRAFEERLTARLGDTAVLAVHMSSEGNRVLHVYGDPSTDAVQRAEEVAETWTDGTPTVESTPDPGWLVVSPFLT from the coding sequence ATGCGACTGTTCGGGCACGAGAGCGACGAGGCCGGGGCGGGCCGGGCGGGGGACGCCGCCATCGCCGGTTTCTGGGCGTGGTGGGCGGCGACGCGGCCGGAGGTCGACGCGCTGCTGGAGGCCGGGGGCGTTGCGGCGGCGGACGAGCTGCTCGCGCCGGCGATCGCGGCCGTCCACCCCGGGCTGGTCGCCGAGATCACGCCGGGCCGCGAGGCGCTGCGGTCGCTGGTGGTGTCCTGCGACGGCGATCCGGAGCTGCGCCCGCTCGCGCACCGCTGGGCGCTCGCGGCGCCGCCACCGGACGCGCTGTGGGAGTTCCACCCGTCGCGGCAGGCGTCCTCACACCCGGCCGATCTCGTGCTGGAGGTGGACGGGCGCGAGTTCGCGCTCGGCAAGCTGGTGCTGGGCCTGCGGGTGCCGCCCGGCGCGCCCCGCATGGACGTCTCCGCCTATCACCCGATTTTTCCGGACCTGGGGGACGAGAGCCGTACCGAGGCGGCCTTCCTCGCGCTCGACCGGCTGATCGGCGAGGACGAGGTCGCCCGCTGGATCGGCGACCTCACCGCCGCCACCGCCCCGCCCATCGACGCGGTGCCGGCCGTCTACCTGCCCGCCATGGTCGCCGACCTCGCCGCCGAGCACCAGGGCGAACAGTGGGCCGTGCTGACCGGGCAGACGGCCGGCGGGGCGCCCCTGGTCGCCGCCACGCGCTACCCCCTGCGCCCCGTCGACCACCCCCTCTTCGACCGGCACATCGCGATCACCCTGCCGTACGCCGAGCGCGACCCGGACGGCCTGCCCGCGGGAGACGCGGCCGAGGCGCTGCGCGCCTTCGAGGAGCGGCTGACCGCGCGACTCGGCGACACCGCCGTGCTCGCCGTCCACATGAGCAGCGAAGGCAACCGGGTCCTGCACGTCTACGGCGACCCGTCCACCGACGCCGTCCAGCGCGCCGAGGAGGTCGCCGAGACCTGGACCGACGGCACCCCGACCGTCGAATCCACCCCCGACCCCGGCTGGCTCGTCGTCTCCCCCTTCTTGACCTGA
- the mnmA gene encoding tRNA 2-thiouridine(34) synthase MnmA: protein MSLRVLAAMSGGVDSAVAAARIAEAGYDVTGVHLALSSNPKSYRTGARGCCTLEDSRDARRAADVIGIPFYVWDMAERFHRDVVEDFVSEYAAGRTPNPCLRCNEKIKFEAVLDRALALGFDAVATGHHARLEDGVLRRSVDAGKDQSYVLGVLTRDQLSHAIFPLGGSTKAQVREEAAARGLTVADKPDSHDICFIADGDTRGFLAERLGAERGPIVDETGAVLGTHEGAYGYTVGQRKGLRLDRPTADGRPRYVLSIEPVSNTVTVGPRESLAVSTIVAERPIFNGPVAEPREPLACQVQLRAHGEVYGCRAQLSGGVLHIALDSPATGVAAGQAAVLYSGDTVLGSATITSSS from the coding sequence ATGAGTCTTCGTGTGCTTGCCGCCATGTCGGGCGGCGTCGACTCCGCGGTGGCCGCGGCGCGGATCGCCGAGGCCGGGTACGACGTCACCGGCGTTCACCTGGCGCTGTCGTCGAACCCCAAGTCGTACCGCACCGGCGCCCGTGGCTGCTGCACGCTGGAGGACTCCCGCGACGCCCGCCGCGCCGCCGACGTCATCGGCATCCCTTTCTATGTCTGGGACATGGCCGAGCGCTTCCACCGCGACGTCGTCGAGGACTTCGTCAGCGAGTACGCCGCGGGCCGCACCCCGAACCCCTGCCTGCGCTGCAACGAGAAGATCAAGTTCGAGGCCGTGCTCGACCGGGCGCTGGCCCTCGGCTTCGACGCGGTCGCCACCGGCCACCACGCCCGCCTGGAGGACGGGGTGCTGCGCAGGAGCGTCGACGCGGGCAAGGACCAGTCGTACGTCCTCGGCGTGCTGACGCGCGACCAGCTCTCCCACGCGATCTTCCCGCTGGGCGGTTCCACCAAGGCCCAGGTCCGCGAGGAGGCCGCCGCCCGCGGCCTGACCGTGGCCGACAAGCCCGACAGCCACGACATCTGCTTCATCGCCGACGGCGACACCCGCGGTTTCCTCGCCGAACGGCTCGGCGCCGAGCGCGGCCCGATCGTCGACGAGACCGGCGCGGTCCTCGGCACCCACGAGGGGGCGTACGGCTACACGGTCGGCCAGCGCAAGGGCCTGCGGCTCGACCGTCCGACCGCCGACGGCCGCCCGAGGTACGTGCTGTCCATCGAGCCGGTGTCCAACACGGTCACCGTGGGCCCGCGCGAGTCGCTGGCCGTGAGCACGATCGTCGCCGAGCGCCCGATCTTCAACGGGCCGGTGGCGGAGCCGCGCGAGCCGCTGGCCTGCCAGGTGCAGCTCCGCGCGCACGGCGAGGTGTACGGCTGCCGTGCCCAGCTCTCCGGCGGCGTGCTGCACATCGCGCTGGACTCCCCGGCGACCGGCGTGGCGGCGGGTCAGGCGGCCGTCCTCTACAGCGGGGACACCGTCCTCGGCTCCGCCACCATCACCTCGTCGTCCTGA
- a CDS encoding MBL fold metallo-hydrolase: MNPITLTKHGHACVRLRKDGSTLVIDPGGLTEESAVEGADAVLITHEHFDHLEVKRLAALASGVQIWTCAAVAAQLEGLSAKVNVVGEGDAFTAAGFEVGVAGQEHAKIWPEMPPVQNIGFLIDGEVFHPGDAFTVPGSPVGTLLTPTGGPWMKAAEMLDYLKAVNPTRAFSIHDGLYNDVGLSLVDGLLDRSAQAQGGDFRRLKPGESVVIGD, from the coding sequence ATGAATCCCATCACACTCACCAAGCACGGACACGCGTGCGTGCGCCTGCGGAAGGACGGCTCGACCTTGGTGATCGACCCCGGCGGTCTCACCGAGGAGTCGGCCGTCGAGGGCGCCGACGCCGTGCTGATCACTCACGAGCACTTCGATCACCTGGAGGTCAAGCGCCTCGCCGCGCTCGCCTCCGGTGTCCAGATCTGGACGTGCGCGGCGGTCGCGGCGCAACTGGAGGGGCTGAGCGCGAAGGTCAACGTCGTCGGCGAGGGCGACGCGTTCACCGCGGCGGGGTTCGAGGTGGGCGTGGCCGGTCAGGAGCACGCCAAGATCTGGCCCGAGATGCCCCCGGTGCAGAACATCGGCTTCCTCATCGACGGCGAGGTCTTCCACCCCGGCGACGCCTTCACCGTCCCGGGGAGCCCGGTGGGCACGCTGCTCACCCCGACCGGCGGGCCGTGGATGAAGGCCGCCGAGATGCTCGACTACCTCAAGGCCGTGAACCCCACGCGGGCGTTCTCCATCCACGACGGCCTGTACAACGACGTGGGGTTGTCGCTGGTGGACGGGCTGCTCGACCGGAGCGCGCAGGCCCAGGGCGGCGACTTCCGCCGCCTGAAGCCGGGCGAGAGCGTCGTCATCGGCGATTGA